From the genome of Malus sylvestris chromosome 6, drMalSylv7.2, whole genome shotgun sequence, one region includes:
- the LOC126626954 gene encoding chaperone protein ClpB1-like, whose protein sequence is MKCRREKKGVVELRQLEQKREELLVAYAEAERRYDLPRMFHLKNRSIYDAETRIAELEGSTNEKLILKETVGPEQIAEVVSRRNGIPVTRHGQNDEERLVGLGERLHKRAVGQDRAVEAVAEAVLRSRAGLGRPHQPTGSFLFLGPTGVGKTELAKALAEQLFDDENLIVRIDMSEYMEQHSVSRLIGAPSGYMDHGGGGQLTEAVRRRPYSVVLFDEVEKAHTAVLNTLLQVLDGRLTDGQGRTVDFRNTVIIMTSNLGAEHLLSGLMGKCSMQVARDLVVHEVRKHFRPELLNRLDEIVVFDPLSRNQLRKFARLQMKDVAVRLAERGVAMEVTDAALDYILDESYDPVYGDRPVRKWLEKSVVTELSRMLVREEIDANSTVYIDVPAEPRLVYRVEKNGGLANAATW, encoded by the exons ATGAAGTGTAGAAGGGAGAAGAAAGGGGTTGTTGAGCTTCGACAGCTTGAGCAGAAGCGTGAAGAGCTCTTGGTAGCGTATGCAGAGGCTGAAAGAAGATATGATCTTCCTAGGATGTTCCATTTGAAAAATCGCTCTATTTATGATGCAGAAACCAGGATTGCAGAACTTGAAGGTAGTACCAACgaaaaattgattttgaagGAGACAGTTGGACCAGAACAAATTGCAGAGGTGGTCAGCCGTAGGAATGGCATACCTGTCACGCGGCATGGCCAGAATGACGAAGAAAGGTTAGTTGGACTTGGGGAAAGGTTGCATAAGAGAGCAGTAGGGCAAGACAGGGCAGTTGAAGCTGTCGCCGAGGCAGTTTTAAGGTCAAGAGCGGGGCTAGGAAGGCCACATCAGCCTACTGGCTCCTTCCTGTTCTTGGGTCCAACTGGTGTTGGTAAAACTGAGCTTGCGAAGGCGCTTGCTGAACAACTTTTTGATGACGAAAATCTGATCGTCAGAATTGACATGTCCGAGTATATGGAACAACATTCAGTTTCGCGCTTAATTGGCGCCCCCTCTGG GTATATGGATCACGGTGGAGGTGGGCAACTCACAGAGGCCGTGAGGCGGAGGCCTTACAGTGTTGTATTGTTTGATGAAGTGGAGAAGGCTCACACTGCCGTTCTCAACACTCTCCTCCAAGTCTTGGATGGAAGACTAACTGATGGACAAGGCCGTACAGTTGATTTCAGAAACACGGTGATCATCATGACTTCGAATTTGGGGGCAGAACATCTCCTCTCCGGTTTGATGGGCAAGTGTTCGATGCAGGTTGCGCGTGATCTAGTTGTGCACGAG GTGAGAAAGCACTTTAGGCCTGAGCTGCTGAATCGTCTCGATGAGATTGTTGTGTTCGATCCTCTTTCTCGCAATCAACTGAGGAAGTTTGCCAGATTGCAAATGAAAGATGTTGCAGTCCGACTGGCTGAGAGGGGCGTCGCGATGGAAGTTACAGACGCAGCATTGGATTACATTCTAGACGAAAGTTATGATCCC GTTTACGGTGATAGACCTGTTCGGAAATGGCTCGAGAAGAGCGTGGTGACAGAGTTGTCGCGGATGCTTGTGCGAGAAGAAATAGATGCAAACTCGACCGTGTACATAGATGTACCGGCGGAACCCAGGCTGGTGTATCGGGTTGAGAAGAACGGAGGACTTGCAAATGCGGCAACGTGGTAG